One Hippoglossus stenolepis isolate QCI-W04-F060 chromosome 9, HSTE1.2, whole genome shotgun sequence genomic region harbors:
- the LOC118115489 gene encoding G-protein coupled receptor-associated protein LMBRD2B isoform X2: MGGAALAVVVVVVFFLALYLLQRYGDLRKQQRMVLFGTLLSWYLCFLIVFILPLDVSTTIYRQCVLDSSNQPTIVPQARQTNLTEDGSSLYPSLSVPKVCEEPWSYIPDGVLPVFWRVVYWTSQFLTWLLLPFMQSYARSGAFSRVGKIKTALIENAVYYGTYLLIFISLLIYAAAHPQWKLTWKDLQTIGITAANTWGLFLLVLLLGYGLVEIPRSYWLSSSHGYLQAKTYFKAAKMVTEKAEAEENLEDVMGEVAVVHAAVRYNHSLRKCVDTILTKCPPEYQEEMGITVENSGVLPTKKALISLHKKVITAVQRHCQTGVQWSILLDQALYLEDVAKSQSSPVRHFVHSFPSAHGHSWIRRFIYTPTVEWYWECVLRQGVFRLLAVLLCLLSAAVVWSECTFFSTHPVLSLFAVFIQMAEKQYNYIYIEMACFITIFFLCVCVYSTVFRIRFFNYYYLVPHHQTDAYSLQFSGMLFCRLTPPLCLNFLGLIHMDSAISHQDRIQTSYTSIMGSMRLLSFISDGFYIYYPMLVLLLCFASFYNLGSRCLNLLGFHQYITDNDLTSDLVDEGKELIRRERRKRQKAEDGESRRWAWREQYGAQGTTGRGRAGYTDLEDNQNSPVTEIKKSDFPFNRRDVETAEQQRGLLQDHSSDEGSPNRRSTGGRYQSLSSSRTNIFDEV, translated from the exons ATGGGTGGTGCCGCACTGGCCGTGGTGGTCGTGGTGGTCTTCTTCTTGGCCCTCTACCTCCTCCAGCGCTATGGAGACTTGCGGAAGCAGCAGCGGATGGTGCTGTTCGGGACGCTGCTCTCCTGGTACCTCTGCTTCCTCATCGTCTTCATCCTGCCTCTCGATGTCAGCACG ACCATCTACAGGCAGTGTGTTCTTGACAGTTCAAACCAACCAACTATTGTACCTCAAGCAAGACAAACCAATCTGACTGAGGATGGCTCATCTCTTTATCCGTCTCTCAG tGTACCGAAGGTGTGTGAGGAGCCGTGGAGTTATATTCCAGATGGTGTCCTACCAGTGTTTTGGAGAGTTGTGTACTGGACTTCTCAGTTTCTAACTTG GCTGCTGTTGCCCTTCATGCAGTCTTATGCTCGGTCTGGAGCGTTCTCCAGAGTTGGGAAGATTAAAACAGCTCTAATTGAAAATGCAGTCTATTATGGCACCTACCTCCTGATCTTCATCTCTCTGCTCATCTACGCGGCTGCTCACCCTCAGTGGAAACTCACATG GAAGGACCTCCAGACCATCGGTATCACAGCTGCCAACACGTGGGGTCTCTTCCTTCTGGTGCTGTTGCTAGGCTACGGCCTGGTGGAGATCCCGCGTTCTTATTGGCTTTCGTCTTCCCATGGTTACCTGCAGGCCAAGACTTACTTCAAAGCAGCAAAAATGGTGACTGAGAAGGCAGAAGCTGAGGAGAACCTAGAAGATGTTATGGGG gAGGTGGCAGTTGTCCATGCAGCTGTCAGGTACAACCACTCTCTCAGGAAGTGTGTGGACACTATTTTGACAAAG TGTCCCCCTGAGTACCAAGAGGAGATGGGGATAACCGTGGAAAACTCTGGTGTTCTTCCCACCAAAAAGGCACTTATTAGTCTTCATAAAAAG gttatCACTGCAGTGCAGAGACACTGTCAGACTGGGGTTCAGTGGTCCATCTTATTAGACCAGGCTCTTTACCTGGAGGATGTAGCTAAAAGCCAGAGCAGCCCGGTGCGACACTTTGTGCACAGCTTCCCCTCAGCACACGGCCACAGCTGGATCCGCAGGTTCATCTACACGCCCACTGTGG agtgGTACTGGGAGTGTGTTTTGAGACAGGGCGTCTTCAGGCTGCTGGCTgtgctcctctgcctcctctctgcagcagtgGTCTGGTCCGAGTGCACCTTCTTCAGCACACaccctgtcctctctctcttcgcTGTCTTTATTCAGATGGctgaaaaacaatacaactaCATTTACATTGAG ATGGCGTGCTTCATCACTAtcttcttcctgtgtgtgtgcgtctacTCCACCGTGTTCAGGATCCGATTTTTCAACTACTATTACCTGGTGCCACATCACCAGACCGACGCCTACAGTCTGCAGTTTAGTGGCAT GTTGTTTTGTCGTCTCACTCCTCCTTTGTGCCTCAACTTTCTGGGCCTGATTCACATGGACTCTGCCATCTCGCACCAGGACAGAATACAGACTTCTTACACTTCT ATCATGGGCTCTATGCGTCTGCTCTCGTTCATATCGGATGGGTTCTACATCTATTATCCCATGCTGGTCTTGCTGCTGTGCTTTGCATCTTTTTACAA CCTGGGCTCTCGCTGTTTGAACCTCCTGGGCTTCCATCAGTACATTACTGACAATgacttgacctctgacctggtgGATGAAGGCAAGGAACTCATCAGAAgag agagaaggaaaagacagaaagctgAAGATGGAGAAAGTCGAAGATGG gccTGGAGGGAGCAATATGGGGCCCAGGGGACAACTGGGCGGGGGAGAGCAGGTTACACTGACTTAGAGGACAACCAGAACAGCCCTGTGACTGAGATCAAGAAAAGTG ATTTCCCCTTCAACAGAAGAGATGTAGAGACGgcggagcagcagagaggtttACTGCAGGACCACTCCAGTGATGAAGGTTCCCCAAACAGAAG ATCTACAGGAGGACGTTACCAGTCTCTGTCATCTTCTCGGACCAACATCTTTGACGAAGTTTGA
- the LOC118115489 gene encoding G-protein coupled receptor-associated protein LMBRD2B isoform X1 encodes MGGAALAVVVVVVFFLALYLLQRYGDLRKQQRMVLFGTLLSWYLCFLIVFILPLDVSTTIYRQCVLDSSNQPTIVPQARQTNLTEDGSSLYPSLSVPKVCEEPWSYIPDGVLPVFWRVVYWTSQFLTWLLLPFMQSYARSGAFSRVGKIKTALIENAVYYGTYLLIFISLLIYAAAHPQWKLTWKDLQTIGITAANTWGLFLLVLLLGYGLVEIPRSYWLSSSHGYLQAKTYFKAAKMVTEKAEAEENLEDVMGEVAVVHAAVRYNHSLRKCVDTILTKCPPEYQEEMGITVENSGVLPTKKALISLHKKVITAVQRHCQTGVQWSILLDQALYLEDVAKSQSSPVRHFVHSFPSAHGHSWIRRFIYTPTVEWYWECVLRQGVFRLLAVLLCLLSAAVVWSECTFFSTHPVLSLFAVFIQMAEKQYNYIYIEMACFITIFFLCVCVYSTVFRIRFFNYYYLVPHHQTDAYSLQFSGMLFCRLTPPLCLNFLGLIHMDSAISHQDRIQTSYTSIMGSMRLLSFISDGFYIYYPMLVLLLCFASFYNLGSRCLNLLGFHQYITDNDLTSDLVDEGKELIRRERRKRQKAEDGESRRWAWREQYGAQGTTGRGRAGYTDLEDNQNSPVTEIKKSDFPFNRRDVETAEQQRGLLQDHSSDEGSPNRSRSTGGRYQSLSSSRTNIFDEV; translated from the exons ATGGGTGGTGCCGCACTGGCCGTGGTGGTCGTGGTGGTCTTCTTCTTGGCCCTCTACCTCCTCCAGCGCTATGGAGACTTGCGGAAGCAGCAGCGGATGGTGCTGTTCGGGACGCTGCTCTCCTGGTACCTCTGCTTCCTCATCGTCTTCATCCTGCCTCTCGATGTCAGCACG ACCATCTACAGGCAGTGTGTTCTTGACAGTTCAAACCAACCAACTATTGTACCTCAAGCAAGACAAACCAATCTGACTGAGGATGGCTCATCTCTTTATCCGTCTCTCAG tGTACCGAAGGTGTGTGAGGAGCCGTGGAGTTATATTCCAGATGGTGTCCTACCAGTGTTTTGGAGAGTTGTGTACTGGACTTCTCAGTTTCTAACTTG GCTGCTGTTGCCCTTCATGCAGTCTTATGCTCGGTCTGGAGCGTTCTCCAGAGTTGGGAAGATTAAAACAGCTCTAATTGAAAATGCAGTCTATTATGGCACCTACCTCCTGATCTTCATCTCTCTGCTCATCTACGCGGCTGCTCACCCTCAGTGGAAACTCACATG GAAGGACCTCCAGACCATCGGTATCACAGCTGCCAACACGTGGGGTCTCTTCCTTCTGGTGCTGTTGCTAGGCTACGGCCTGGTGGAGATCCCGCGTTCTTATTGGCTTTCGTCTTCCCATGGTTACCTGCAGGCCAAGACTTACTTCAAAGCAGCAAAAATGGTGACTGAGAAGGCAGAAGCTGAGGAGAACCTAGAAGATGTTATGGGG gAGGTGGCAGTTGTCCATGCAGCTGTCAGGTACAACCACTCTCTCAGGAAGTGTGTGGACACTATTTTGACAAAG TGTCCCCCTGAGTACCAAGAGGAGATGGGGATAACCGTGGAAAACTCTGGTGTTCTTCCCACCAAAAAGGCACTTATTAGTCTTCATAAAAAG gttatCACTGCAGTGCAGAGACACTGTCAGACTGGGGTTCAGTGGTCCATCTTATTAGACCAGGCTCTTTACCTGGAGGATGTAGCTAAAAGCCAGAGCAGCCCGGTGCGACACTTTGTGCACAGCTTCCCCTCAGCACACGGCCACAGCTGGATCCGCAGGTTCATCTACACGCCCACTGTGG agtgGTACTGGGAGTGTGTTTTGAGACAGGGCGTCTTCAGGCTGCTGGCTgtgctcctctgcctcctctctgcagcagtgGTCTGGTCCGAGTGCACCTTCTTCAGCACACaccctgtcctctctctcttcgcTGTCTTTATTCAGATGGctgaaaaacaatacaactaCATTTACATTGAG ATGGCGTGCTTCATCACTAtcttcttcctgtgtgtgtgcgtctacTCCACCGTGTTCAGGATCCGATTTTTCAACTACTATTACCTGGTGCCACATCACCAGACCGACGCCTACAGTCTGCAGTTTAGTGGCAT GTTGTTTTGTCGTCTCACTCCTCCTTTGTGCCTCAACTTTCTGGGCCTGATTCACATGGACTCTGCCATCTCGCACCAGGACAGAATACAGACTTCTTACACTTCT ATCATGGGCTCTATGCGTCTGCTCTCGTTCATATCGGATGGGTTCTACATCTATTATCCCATGCTGGTCTTGCTGCTGTGCTTTGCATCTTTTTACAA CCTGGGCTCTCGCTGTTTGAACCTCCTGGGCTTCCATCAGTACATTACTGACAATgacttgacctctgacctggtgGATGAAGGCAAGGAACTCATCAGAAgag agagaaggaaaagacagaaagctgAAGATGGAGAAAGTCGAAGATGG gccTGGAGGGAGCAATATGGGGCCCAGGGGACAACTGGGCGGGGGAGAGCAGGTTACACTGACTTAGAGGACAACCAGAACAGCCCTGTGACTGAGATCAAGAAAAGTG ATTTCCCCTTCAACAGAAGAGATGTAGAGACGgcggagcagcagagaggtttACTGCAGGACCACTCCAGTGATGAAGGTTCCCCAAACAGAAG TAGATCTACAGGAGGACGTTACCAGTCTCTGTCATCTTCTCGGACCAACATCTTTGACGAAGTTTGA
- the golm1 gene encoding Golgi membrane protein 1 isoform X1: MGGLGNGRRGGRSPPLMIGALIACILVLGFNYWVCSSRNLELQTKLYEMEGQVRRGAAERGVSEIKKNEFQEEIQRQKEEISQQESLYKRQLEALENSCNQEKETLQENMSSSSKTTQELKGQLNQLNEEVGKLQRELQSCQGNINTLNSKLTYDMTQCHSQVLSQKELCDERVAAAKLEVQKKMEKLISSPSVVSSQQEKTMDRAGKADRPIVSVADPEKNSTVVSHTPSVSRPKENEPTELLTNEIIVDQGSDDPVPSVNDVSQEELQSVPSATAVKQDILPPLEGAVKTNEAGTETSKLMKNNLTEDKDMEFMDVHEEGTQTEDPGMEGMLIGQGKVDEMPDGQKLEPEEYDTDNHIVGGADLKKQQQIKRAENIDKDMEEELADYNGDDENEGEFEADKQAELAQH; encoded by the exons ATGGGTGGGTTGGGAAACGGGCGTCGTGGAGGAAGATCACCCCCTTTAATGATCGGCGCTCTGATCGCCTGCATCCTGGTTCTGGGCTTTAACTACTGGGTGTGCAGCTCCCGCAACCTTGAGCTACAG ACTAAGCTGTATGAGATGGAGGGCCAAGTGCGACGTGGAGCAGCTGAGCGAGGAGTATCAGAGATTAAGAAAAATGAGTTCCAGGAGGAGAtccagagacagaaagaggagatcAGCCAACAAGAAAGCCTGTACAAGAGACAGCTGGAAGCATTAGAGAACTCCTGCAACCAAGagaag GAAACCCTGCAGGAGAATATGTCCTCTTCTTCCAAAACAACACAGGAACTCAAAG GTCAGTTGAATCAGCTGAATGAAGAAGTGGGGAAGCTGCAAAGGGAGCTACAGAGTTGCCAAGGCAACATCAACACCCTTAACAGCAAACTCACTTATGACAT GACCCAGTGTCACTCTCAGGTCCTGTCCCAGAAGGAGTTGTGTGATGAGAGAGTAGCAGCTGCTAAACTTGAAGTTCAGAAGAAAATGGAGAAGCTCATCAGCTCTCCCTCAGTCGTCTCCTCACAG CAGGAAAAAACAATGGATCGAGCAGGAAAAGCGGACAGACCCATTGTGTCGGTGGCTGATCCGGAGAAGAACTCAACTGTTGTGAGCCACACTCCAAGTGTCTCTAGGCCCAAAGAAAATGAACCAACTGAACTACTGACTAATGAGATTATTGTCGACCAAG GTTCTGATGACCCTGTGCCCTCAGTGAACGATGTCTCTCAGGAAGAGCTCCAGTCTGTTCCCTCTGCTACTGCAGTCAAGCAGGATATTTTACCACCACTAGAGGGAGCTGTCAAAACAAATGAGGCTGGGACAGAGACCAGTAAACTGATGAAGAATAATCTGACTGAGGATAAAGACATGGAGTTTATGGATGTTCATGAAGAGGGCACTCAGACAGAAG ACCCTGGAATGGAGGGCATGCTGATTGGCCAGGGAAAGGTCGATGAGATGCCTGATGGTCAGAAATTGGAGCCAGAAGAGTATGACACAGACAATCACATTGTGGGTGGAGCTGATTTGAAGAAACAACAGCAGATTAAACGGGCAGAAAATATCG ACAAGGACATGGAGGAAGAGCTGGCTGACTATAACGGCGATGATGAGAACGAAGGGGAATTTGAAGCAGACAAACAAGCAGAACTTGCTCAACACTGA
- the golm1 gene encoding Golgi membrane protein 1 isoform X2: MGGLGNGRRGGRSPPLMIGALIACILVLGFNYWVCSSRNLELQTKLYEMEGQVRRGAAERGVSEIKKNEFQEEIQRQKEEISQQESLYKRQLEALENSCNQEKETLQENMSSSSKTTQELKGQLNQLNEEVGKLQRELQSCQGNINTLNSKLTYDMTQCHSQVLSQKELCDERVAAAKLEVQKKMEKLISSPSVVSSQEKTMDRAGKADRPIVSVADPEKNSTVVSHTPSVSRPKENEPTELLTNEIIVDQGSDDPVPSVNDVSQEELQSVPSATAVKQDILPPLEGAVKTNEAGTETSKLMKNNLTEDKDMEFMDVHEEGTQTEDPGMEGMLIGQGKVDEMPDGQKLEPEEYDTDNHIVGGADLKKQQQIKRAENIDKDMEEELADYNGDDENEGEFEADKQAELAQH, encoded by the exons ATGGGTGGGTTGGGAAACGGGCGTCGTGGAGGAAGATCACCCCCTTTAATGATCGGCGCTCTGATCGCCTGCATCCTGGTTCTGGGCTTTAACTACTGGGTGTGCAGCTCCCGCAACCTTGAGCTACAG ACTAAGCTGTATGAGATGGAGGGCCAAGTGCGACGTGGAGCAGCTGAGCGAGGAGTATCAGAGATTAAGAAAAATGAGTTCCAGGAGGAGAtccagagacagaaagaggagatcAGCCAACAAGAAAGCCTGTACAAGAGACAGCTGGAAGCATTAGAGAACTCCTGCAACCAAGagaag GAAACCCTGCAGGAGAATATGTCCTCTTCTTCCAAAACAACACAGGAACTCAAAG GTCAGTTGAATCAGCTGAATGAAGAAGTGGGGAAGCTGCAAAGGGAGCTACAGAGTTGCCAAGGCAACATCAACACCCTTAACAGCAAACTCACTTATGACAT GACCCAGTGTCACTCTCAGGTCCTGTCCCAGAAGGAGTTGTGTGATGAGAGAGTAGCAGCTGCTAAACTTGAAGTTCAGAAGAAAATGGAGAAGCTCATCAGCTCTCCCTCAGTCGTCTCCTCACAG GAAAAAACAATGGATCGAGCAGGAAAAGCGGACAGACCCATTGTGTCGGTGGCTGATCCGGAGAAGAACTCAACTGTTGTGAGCCACACTCCAAGTGTCTCTAGGCCCAAAGAAAATGAACCAACTGAACTACTGACTAATGAGATTATTGTCGACCAAG GTTCTGATGACCCTGTGCCCTCAGTGAACGATGTCTCTCAGGAAGAGCTCCAGTCTGTTCCCTCTGCTACTGCAGTCAAGCAGGATATTTTACCACCACTAGAGGGAGCTGTCAAAACAAATGAGGCTGGGACAGAGACCAGTAAACTGATGAAGAATAATCTGACTGAGGATAAAGACATGGAGTTTATGGATGTTCATGAAGAGGGCACTCAGACAGAAG ACCCTGGAATGGAGGGCATGCTGATTGGCCAGGGAAAGGTCGATGAGATGCCTGATGGTCAGAAATTGGAGCCAGAAGAGTATGACACAGACAATCACATTGTGGGTGGAGCTGATTTGAAGAAACAACAGCAGATTAAACGGGCAGAAAATATCG ACAAGGACATGGAGGAAGAGCTGGCTGACTATAACGGCGATGATGAGAACGAAGGGGAATTTGAAGCAGACAAACAAGCAGAACTTGCTCAACACTGA
- the LOC118115491 gene encoding kallikrein-2 has product MKLSSVILLLLAAAASGAIEKRVVGSRSCKTDRQYHVQIQSIQPGKSCGGSLINTRWVITASHCAEQDVKLMLGVNNNVGIFTKLWSSVRGKSKKLEQVITTKQQFSYTEDEGKAHDIMLIKLNEDMSDKLPTIRLPPPDECTKPAIHQQVEIGGWGAKKADILNNKLPKSLKCASTDLSTCDENDKPGDQYVSDEESTMCAFRPGVETCFGDAGSAVEYNNLLHGIVLSNPVDKCASTIVMANICRYREWIDETMKKNP; this is encoded by the exons ATGAAGCTCAGCTCTGTCATCCTTTTGCTTCTTGcag CTGCTGCATCAGGGGCCATTGAGAAGAGGGTTGTTGGGAGTAGGTCCTGTAAGACGGACAGACAGTACCATGTGCAGATTCAGTCTATTCAGCCGGGAAAGTCCTGTGGCGGCTCGCTGATCAACACCCGCTGGGTCATCACTGCTTCTCACTGCGCTGAACA GGATGTGAAACTGATGCTCGGTGTAAACAATAACGTGGGCATTTTCACGAAATTGTGGTCGTCGGTGAGAGGAAAGTCTAAAAAATTGGAGCAGGTCATCACAACCAAGCAGCAGTTCTCTTACACAGAAGATGAGGGGAAGGCCCATGACATCATGCTCATCAAACTGAACGAGGACATGTCTGACAAGCTGCCCACCATCAGGCTGCCCCCCCCAGACGAGTGCACCAAACCAGCGATACACCAGCAGGTGGAGATCGGAGGCTGGGGAGCCAAGAAAGCTGACATCTTAA ACAACAAACTGCCCAAGAGTCTGAAGTGTGCCAGCACAGACCTTTCCACGTGTGATGAGAATGATAAACCTGGGGATCAATATGTCAGCGATGAAGAATCCACCATGTGTGCCTTTAGGCCGGGGGTGGAGACCTGCTTC ggtgATGCTGGCTCAGCTGTGGAGTATAACAACCTCCTACATGGGATCGTTTTGAGCAACCCTGTGGATAAGTGTGCAAGCACCATTGTCATGGCAAACATCTGCCGCTACAGGGAGTGGATTGATGAAACCATGAAGAAAAACCCATGA
- the naa35 gene encoding N-alpha-acetyltransferase 35, NatC auxiliary subunit, translating to MVMKSSVEDDDAGWGLGIPEKMRNNANWVDITHEFKGSCKELNLGELLHDKLFGLFEAMSAIEMMDPKMDAGMIGNQVNRKVLNFEQAIKEGVIKVKDLRLPELIGIIDTSFCCLITWLEGHSLAQTVFTCLYVHNPDLIEEPALKSFALGILKVCDIAREKVNKAAVFEEEDFQAMTYGFKMANNVTDLRVTGMLKDVEDELQRKVKSTRIRQGEQRDPEVELEHQQYLALFNRIKFTRLLLTALIAFTKKETSSVGEAQKLVVQAADLLSAIHSSIQHGIQSQNDTTKGDHPIMMGFEPLVNQRLLPPTFPRYAKIIKREDMVAYFSKLIERIKTVCDVINTTNLHGILDFFCEFSEQSPCVLSRSLLQTTFLIDNKKVFGTHLMQDMIKDALRYFVSPPVLSYKCCLFNNHQAKDYIDSFVTHCSRPFCSLIQIHGHNRARQRDKLGHILEEFATLQDEAEKVDAALHGLLMKLEPQRQHLACLGTWILYHNLRIMIQYLLSGFELELYSMHEYYYIYWYLSEFLYAWLMSTLSRADSSQMAEERIMEEQLKGRSSKKTKKKKKIRPLSKEITMSQAYQNMCAGMYKTMVALDMDGKVPKPQFELDSEQVRYEHRFAPFNSVVTPPPVHYIQFKEMSDLKKYNPPPGPADLYLAASKHFQQAKLILENVPIPDPEVNRILKVAKPNIVVMKLLAGGHKKETKVLPEFDFSAHKYFPVVKII from the exons ATGGTGATGAAGTCATCAGTTGAGGATGATGATGCTGGCTGGGGGTTAGGCATCCCAGAAAAGATGAGAAACAATGCCAACTGGGTTGATATTACACATGAATTCAAGGGTTCATGCAaag AGTTGAACCTTGGGGAGTTGCTTCATGACAAACT GTTTGGCCTTTTTGAGGCTATGTCAGCCATAGAGATGATGGATCCTAAGATGGATGCAGGAATGATTGGAAACCAGGTCAACAGGAAAGTTCTCAACTTTGAACAAGCTATCAAG GAAGGTGTCATCAAGGTTAAAGACCTCCGTCTTCCTGAACTCATTGGGATCATAGACACATCTTTCTGTTGTTTG ATCACATGGCTGGAGGGTCACTCCCTGGCACAGACTGTGTTCACGTGTCTTTACGTCCATAACCCGGACCTCATCGAGGAGCCAGCACTCAAATCCTTTGCCCTGGGCATCCTGAAGGTGTGTGACATTGCCCGAGAGAAAGTCAACAAGGCTGCTGTGTTCGAGGAG GAGGATTTCCAGGCCATGACTTATGGCTTCAAGATGGCCAATAATGTTACAGACCTGCGGGTGACAG GTATGCTGAAAGATGTGGAGGATGAGTTACAGAGAAAAGTTAAG AGCACGCGCATTCGACAGGGTGAGCAGCGGGACCCAGAGGTTGAGCTGGAG catcAGCAGTACTTGGCACTTTTCAATAGGATCAAGTTCACACGCCTTCTACTGACTGCACTGATTGCCTTCACCAAAAAAGAG ACCAGCTCAGTGGGTGAGGCCCAGAAGCTTGTGGTCCAAGCAGCTGACCTCTTATCAGCCATTCATTCCAGTATTCAGCACGGTATCCAGTCACAGAATGACACCACTAAAGGAg ACCACCCCATCATGATGGGCTTTGAGCCCCTGGTCAACCAGAGACTGCTGCCTCCCACGTTTCCTCGCTACGCCAAGATTATTAAGAGGGAGGACATGGTCGCTTACTTCAGCAAACTTATAGAACGTATCAAGACTGTCTGCGACGTGATCAACACCACCAACCTACATGGCATACTG GACTTCTTCTGTGAGTTCAGTGAGCAGTCTCCATGTGTGCTCTCCAGATCACTACTTCAA ACAACGTTCCTGATAGATAATAAGAAAGTGTTCGGCACCCACCTGATGCAGGACATGATTAAAGATGCTCTGAGGTACTTCGTCAgccctcctgtcctctcctacAA GTGTTGTCTGTTTAACAACCACCAGGCTAAGGACTACATCGACTCTTTTGTTACACACTGCTCCAGA CCATTCTGCagcctgatccagatccacggACACAACCGAGCTCGGCAGAGAGACAAGCTGGGTCACATTCTTGAAGAGTTTGCCACACTGCAGGACGAG GCAGAGAAGGTGGACGCGGCGCTGCATGGCCTGTTGATGAAACTTGAGCCTCAGCGACAGCATCTCGCCTGTCTTGGCACCTGGATCCTCTACCACAACCTGAGGATCATGATCCAGTACCTGCTGAGTGGCTTTGAACTGGAGCTTTACAGCATGCATGAGTACTACTACATCTACTG GTACCTGTCAGAGTTCCTCTACGCGTGGCTGATGTCCACTCTGAGCAGAGCCGACTCCTCTCAGATGGCAGAGGAGCGGATTATGGAGGAGCAACTGAAAGGACGCAGCAGCAAAAagaccaagaagaagaagaaaa TTCGCCCTCTCAGCAAGGAGATCACCATGAGTCAAGCATACCAGAACATGTGTGCTGGCATGTACAAG acaATGGTAGCTTTGGATATGGACGGAAAGGTGCCTAAGCCTCAGTTTGAGCTCGACAGCGAGCAGGTTCGCTACGAGCATCGCTTCGCCCCGTTCAACAGTGTGGTCACCCCCCCACCTGTGCACTACATCCAGTTTAAG GAAATGTCCGATCTGAAGAAATATAATCCTCCGCCAGGCCCGGCTGACCTCTACCTGGCCGCCAGCAAACATTTTCAACAGGCCAAGCTCATCCTAGAAAATGTGCCCATCCCAGATCCAGAG GTGAACCGTATACTGAAGGTGGCCAAACCCAACATAGTGGTTATGAAGCTGCTGGCTGGAGGACACAAGAAGGAGACAAAG GTGCTCCCTGAATTTGACTTCTCGGCTCATAAGTATTTCCCTGTCGTCAAGATAATCTGA